A stretch of the Desulforamulus ferrireducens genome encodes the following:
- a CDS encoding amino acid ABC transporter ATP-binding protein, with protein MIVAKNIHKTFGQLEVLRGIDLHVKEQEVVVIIGPSGSGKSTFLRCLNLLEEPTSGEITIDGMCLTDKKSDIDKIRQNVGMVFQRFNLFPHKTALENITLSPIKVKGLSEQEANAIAMDLLAKVGLSDKANVYPDQLSGGQQQRVAIARALAMKPKVMLFDEPTSALDPEMVGEVLAVMKDLAREGMTMVVVTHEMGFAREVGDRVLFIDEGRVIEAGTPEQIFGNPQNERTKAFLNKIL; from the coding sequence GTGATCGTAGCTAAAAATATTCACAAAACCTTTGGCCAACTGGAAGTCCTCCGGGGTATTGATTTGCATGTCAAGGAACAGGAAGTGGTGGTTATTATCGGACCCTCAGGTTCCGGTAAAAGTACCTTTCTGCGTTGTTTAAATTTGCTGGAAGAACCTACCTCCGGTGAGATTACCATTGATGGCATGTGCTTAACAGACAAGAAATCTGATATCGACAAAATTCGCCAAAATGTAGGCATGGTGTTCCAACGTTTTAATCTATTTCCTCATAAAACGGCTTTAGAAAACATCACCTTGTCCCCCATCAAGGTGAAAGGCCTTTCTGAACAGGAAGCCAATGCCATCGCCATGGATTTGTTGGCCAAGGTGGGGTTGTCCGATAAAGCAAATGTTTATCCGGACCAACTTTCCGGCGGTCAGCAGCAGCGGGTGGCCATTGCCAGGGCGTTAGCCATGAAGCCCAAGGTGATGCTGTTTGATGAGCCTACCTCTGCATTAGATCCGGAAATGGTAGGTGAGGTGCTCGCCGTTATGAAAGATTTGGCTCGTGAAGGTATGACTATGGTGGTGGTGACCCACGAAATGGGCTTTGCCCGGGAAGTGGGCGACCGGGTACTGTTTATTGATGAGGGAAGAGTAATAGAGGCAGGTACGCCGGAGCAAATCTTTGGTAATCCCCAAAACGAAAGAACCAAAGCCTTTTTGAATAAGATACTCTAA
- a CDS encoding transcriptional regulator produces the protein MKDLTMSQYFREVNNRLPVEAERVLRALIDEGKMNKEELSLTAKVKRAVLDHVVMQLFALGLVEVTSEGKSKICSLTKLGEDYLNLMKEAI, from the coding sequence ATGAAGGATCTGACTATGTCACAATATTTTAGGGAAGTGAATAATCGACTACCGGTGGAAGCAGAACGGGTTCTGCGCGCCCTCATTGACGAAGGCAAAATGAACAAGGAAGAACTGTCCCTAACCGCCAAGGTAAAAAGGGCTGTTTTAGACCATGTGGTTATGCAACTCTTTGCCTTAGGTCTGGTGGAGGTTACTTCCGAAGGAAAAAGTAAAATTTGTTCCCTCACCAAGTTAGGTGAAGATTATCTGAATTTAATGAAAGAAGCTATTTAA
- the recJ gene encoding single-stranded-DNA-specific exonuclease RecJ: protein MHRSKVWRVKAPNPALQQILSWEVGISKVLAQLLINRGIYTVDQAKAFLGSELDRMFSPWLMKDMDKAVERVLAAKAKGEQILVYGDYDVDGITGTSVLVLALRQLGCRVNYFIPLRLEEGYGLNKDALERAVEQGVSLIVTVDCGISGAEEVAAAKALGLDVLITDHHEPPTELPQAVAVVNPKRRDCSYPFKELAGVGVALKLIQALYQRAGLAQSHWEEYLDLVCLGTVADIVPLQGENRILVKHGLNKIINTKRPGLQALIKVSGIKSENIGTRELGFGLAPRLNAAGRMGDASLGVELLLTSDPTVAEQLAEQLNKGNQERQQVEAGVLTEALAMVEADPQLANSKVLVLASENWHPGVIGIVASRLVDRFYRPVFMISLEEGKGKGSARSIPGFNLYQAMVSCQDYFDQFGGHAMAAGFSIPENKIADFRQALNQLAEEILTEEHLTPNLDLDALISLNELSIDTVQELDQLSPYGHANPGPILGCCEATVLNCREVGKNGGHLKMRVREEQVVLDGIGFNLASYSEMLATQDTVDLAFIPSINVWNGRSSVQLEVKEFKEVGEVATLQEEVESCQELHQLLNKTLQLPEQEVLGSLVPQGILNLYRPAESVCLTPNDHANMEINVELEDYRNYPDRMAQLMQLLDRQVSSLILVESTAQAIQIGTKLSKTTLVSDGFAVYHPLLGVQEVKQLSEQLQTGKIKVLVSTSPAPCNYYQFAQVIMFYLPYQPKECWLRNPGQTKLVLLGGPSLAAEAAEQLQALAPERELLGELFKLIKAKIDAQGKGQITLEELCLPLRTFSPRIASHTVELALTIFQELGIVQYSKQGNVISYQIDLSVRSDLRNSQTYQWALHTKEECLRFQREYLSAKPEKLLQLFTRS, encoded by the coding sequence ATGCATAGATCAAAGGTATGGCGTGTCAAAGCGCCGAATCCTGCCTTACAACAGATTCTTTCCTGGGAAGTTGGCATTTCCAAGGTGCTTGCTCAATTGCTAATTAACCGGGGAATATATACAGTTGATCAAGCCAAAGCCTTTTTAGGCAGTGAACTGGATAGAATGTTTAGCCCATGGTTAATGAAAGACATGGACAAGGCCGTAGAACGGGTTTTAGCTGCCAAAGCTAAGGGTGAGCAGATCCTTGTCTACGGTGACTATGATGTTGATGGTATCACAGGCACCAGTGTTTTAGTGCTGGCCTTGCGGCAACTGGGTTGCCGGGTGAATTATTTTATACCCTTGCGCTTAGAAGAGGGCTATGGTTTGAATAAAGATGCCCTGGAAAGGGCGGTGGAGCAAGGGGTTTCCCTAATAGTAACTGTAGATTGCGGTATTAGTGGCGCAGAAGAAGTGGCTGCGGCCAAGGCTTTGGGTTTGGACGTGCTGATTACCGACCATCACGAACCACCCACAGAGCTGCCCCAGGCGGTGGCGGTGGTAAATCCCAAAAGAAGGGATTGTAGCTACCCCTTTAAGGAACTGGCGGGGGTGGGGGTGGCCCTTAAACTAATACAGGCTTTATATCAGCGGGCTGGTTTGGCTCAGAGTCACTGGGAAGAGTATTTGGATCTGGTTTGTCTGGGTACTGTGGCCGATATTGTGCCTCTGCAAGGGGAAAATCGTATACTGGTGAAGCATGGTTTAAATAAGATCATTAACACTAAACGCCCCGGTTTGCAGGCTCTTATAAAAGTATCCGGCATTAAGTCAGAAAACATCGGCACCAGGGAGTTGGGCTTTGGTTTGGCACCCCGGCTAAACGCTGCCGGTCGTATGGGTGATGCCTCCCTGGGGGTGGAACTTTTGTTAACCTCCGATCCCACAGTGGCCGAGCAATTAGCCGAACAATTAAATAAAGGGAATCAGGAAAGACAACAGGTGGAGGCGGGGGTTTTGACTGAGGCCTTGGCCATGGTGGAAGCTGATCCTCAGTTAGCTAACTCGAAAGTTTTAGTCTTGGCATCGGAAAATTGGCATCCGGGGGTCATTGGCATTGTTGCCTCACGGTTGGTGGATCGGTTTTACCGCCCGGTTTTTATGATTAGTCTGGAAGAAGGTAAAGGAAAGGGTTCGGCCAGAAGTATACCTGGCTTTAATTTGTATCAGGCTATGGTTAGTTGTCAGGATTATTTTGACCAGTTCGGTGGTCATGCCATGGCAGCGGGCTTTAGCATTCCGGAAAACAAAATCGCTGACTTTCGGCAGGCCCTAAACCAACTGGCCGAGGAGATTTTAACAGAGGAACATCTAACTCCCAACCTGGATTTAGATGCCCTAATCAGCCTCAATGAGCTGTCCATAGATACAGTTCAAGAGCTTGATCAGCTGTCCCCCTATGGCCACGCCAACCCCGGACCTATACTGGGTTGCTGCGAAGCAACAGTGTTGAACTGCCGGGAAGTGGGTAAAAACGGGGGGCACCTCAAAATGAGGGTGCGGGAGGAACAGGTTGTCTTAGATGGCATCGGTTTTAACCTGGCTTCCTATAGTGAGATGTTAGCCACCCAAGATACCGTTGACCTGGCTTTTATTCCCTCCATTAATGTTTGGAACGGACGTTCCTCGGTTCAACTGGAAGTGAAGGAATTTAAAGAGGTGGGAGAGGTTGCTACCTTACAGGAAGAGGTAGAGTCCTGTCAGGAACTGCACCAACTCCTGAACAAGACACTACAATTACCGGAACAAGAGGTTCTCGGCAGTTTAGTGCCCCAGGGTATCCTTAATCTCTACCGACCAGCCGAAAGTGTTTGTCTAACACCCAATGACCATGCTAATATGGAAATAAATGTTGAGCTGGAGGATTATAGAAATTACCCCGACCGCATGGCCCAACTGATGCAGCTGTTAGACCGGCAAGTGTCCAGTCTAATTCTGGTGGAAAGTACAGCCCAGGCCATTCAAATTGGTACCAAGCTGAGCAAGACAACCCTGGTCAGTGATGGCTTCGCTGTCTATCATCCTCTCTTAGGGGTGCAAGAAGTTAAACAGTTGTCGGAGCAATTACAAACCGGCAAAATTAAGGTATTGGTTTCTACCTCGCCGGCACCCTGTAATTACTATCAATTTGCACAAGTAATCATGTTTTACCTGCCCTATCAGCCCAAGGAATGCTGGTTAAGGAATCCGGGACAGACCAAGCTGGTGCTGCTGGGAGGCCCGTCCCTGGCGGCGGAAGCTGCGGAACAATTACAAGCCCTGGCCCCGGAACGTGAACTGCTAGGAGAGTTATTTAAACTAATCAAGGCGAAAATTGATGCCCAAGGGAAGGGACAGATTACTTTAGAGGAATTATGTCTCCCTTTAAGGACCTTTTCGCCCCGTATTGCCAGCCACACGGTTGAACTTGCCCTAACCATCTTTCAGGAATTGGGTATTGTCCAATATAGTAAGCAAGGGAATGTTATATCCTATCAAATAGACCTGAGCGTCAGGTCCGATTTAAGGAATTCCCAAACCTATCAATGGGCTTTACATACTAAAGAAGAGTGTTTACGCTTTCAAAGGGAATATTTAAGTGCAAAACCGGAAAAATTATTGCAGCTCTTTACCAGGTCTTAA
- a CDS encoding adenine phosphoribosyltransferase — translation MDLANKVRLIKDFPKPGINFRDITTLLQDGEAFQQAVNDILALCGDWEVDLIACPESRGFVLGAPMAYALGKGLVLLRKPGKLPGKTVRHEYNLEYGTDALEVHEGAILPGQRVLLVDDVLATGGTMFAAAELVKKSGGQVAGMVFLIELVGLEARQKLSEYPIVTLMQLEA, via the coding sequence ATGGACTTAGCTAACAAGGTTCGACTGATTAAAGATTTTCCCAAGCCGGGCATTAATTTTCGGGACATTACTACCCTGCTTCAGGATGGGGAGGCCTTTCAACAGGCCGTCAATGATATCCTGGCCCTGTGTGGGGATTGGGAAGTGGATCTAATTGCCTGTCCCGAGTCCCGTGGGTTTGTCCTGGGGGCTCCCATGGCCTATGCTCTGGGTAAAGGTCTGGTACTGTTAAGAAAACCGGGCAAATTACCTGGTAAAACAGTCCGGCATGAATATAATTTGGAGTATGGAACTGATGCCTTGGAAGTGCATGAAGGAGCCATCTTACCTGGACAAAGGGTGTTGTTGGTAGATGATGTGTTGGCCACTGGAGGAACTATGTTTGCCGCGGCGGAATTGGTGAAAAAGTCCGGTGGACAAGTGGCAGGAATGGTGTTTTTAATTGAACTGGTGGGTTTAGAAGCCCGGCAAAAACTAAGTGAATATCCTATAGTAACACTAATGCAATTAGAGGCATAA
- a CDS encoding RelA/SpoT family protein — MSSLFELEQKVLLYNPAADIAFLRRAYNYAENAHKGQKRISGEDYIVHPLAIAIILAELQLDEQTVAAGLLHDVVEDTGITLQDIEENFGPEVSTMVDGVTKLGKLQFQTKEERQAENLRKMFLAMAKDIRVILIKLADRLHNLRTLQFQSERKQKEVAEETLHFFSPMAHRLGIYKIKWELEDLSFRYLEPEKYQHLKTQIAKSRAKREEYIQEVIKELAQRLAAVNIKAEIQGRPKNLYSIYQKMVEQQKELKDIFDVQAVRVLVNSVKDCYGALGIAHTLWKPIPGRFKDYIAMPKSNMYQSLHTTVIGPNGEPVEIQIRTWDMHRVAEYGIAAHWRYKEGAQGEKDFDKKLAWIRQMLDAQHDARDAKEFMENLKIDLFSQSVFVFTPKGDVMELPAGAVPLDFAYRIHTDVGHRTVGAKVNGRIVPLDYKLKNGNIVEIITSKASTGPSRDWLNIVKTPQAKNRIRNWFKKERREENINRGKDALEKEARKQGLELELVRGERLQEYARKLVQASIDDLYAAIGDGQLIPSQIVTKIRDDYRAEKERRPLAEEMMKKAEGKTAEWGKPTQGIRVKGIDNLLIRLAHCCNPVPGDPIVGYITRGRGVSIHRTDCLNIQPIQSEEPERIVEVAWDKDFQSPFQVKLEITGLDRPGFLNEVLNVLLDLKINASRVNARSKKDQVASVELALQVRNIEQLDYLVNRINKIKDTYGVRRVSTG, encoded by the coding sequence ATGTCTTCATTATTTGAACTGGAACAAAAGGTGTTACTCTATAATCCTGCGGCGGACATCGCTTTCCTCCGGCGCGCCTATAATTATGCAGAAAACGCCCATAAAGGACAGAAACGCATTTCCGGTGAAGACTACATTGTCCATCCATTGGCCATTGCCATCATTTTGGCAGAGTTGCAGCTAGATGAGCAGACGGTGGCTGCCGGGCTTTTGCATGATGTGGTGGAGGACACCGGCATTACTTTGCAAGATATTGAGGAGAATTTTGGTCCGGAAGTTTCTACCATGGTGGATGGGGTGACCAAATTAGGTAAACTCCAATTTCAAACTAAGGAGGAACGACAAGCCGAGAACCTGCGGAAAATGTTCCTGGCCATGGCCAAGGACATCCGGGTTATTTTAATCAAACTGGCTGATCGTTTGCATAATTTACGGACCTTACAGTTTCAATCGGAACGCAAGCAGAAGGAAGTAGCCGAAGAAACCCTCCACTTTTTCTCACCCATGGCCCATCGCCTGGGGATATATAAGATTAAGTGGGAATTGGAGGATCTTTCCTTCCGTTATTTGGAACCGGAAAAGTACCAGCATTTGAAAACACAAATTGCCAAATCCCGGGCCAAACGTGAAGAATATATTCAAGAGGTCATCAAGGAACTGGCCCAAAGATTGGCAGCAGTTAATATCAAGGCAGAAATTCAAGGACGTCCCAAAAACCTTTACTCCATTTATCAGAAAATGGTGGAGCAACAAAAGGAATTAAAGGATATCTTTGATGTCCAGGCCGTACGTGTCTTGGTAAATTCGGTTAAAGACTGTTATGGAGCCTTGGGTATTGCCCATACTTTGTGGAAGCCTATTCCAGGCAGGTTTAAAGACTATATTGCCATGCCCAAGTCCAATATGTATCAATCCTTGCATACTACAGTTATTGGACCCAATGGTGAGCCGGTGGAAATACAAATTCGCACCTGGGATATGCACCGAGTGGCGGAATATGGTATCGCAGCCCACTGGCGCTATAAGGAAGGCGCTCAAGGGGAAAAGGATTTTGATAAAAAACTGGCTTGGATCAGGCAGATGCTGGATGCCCAGCACGATGCCAGGGATGCCAAGGAATTTATGGAAAACTTGAAGATCGACCTGTTTTCCCAATCGGTCTTTGTTTTCACCCCCAAGGGTGATGTTATGGAACTGCCGGCGGGAGCGGTGCCTTTGGATTTTGCTTACCGCATTCACACCGATGTGGGACACCGGACGGTGGGAGCAAAGGTTAACGGTCGCATTGTACCCTTGGACTACAAATTAAAGAACGGTAATATTGTTGAGATTATTACTTCCAAGGCCAGCACTGGTCCCAGTAGGGACTGGTTGAATATCGTCAAGACACCCCAAGCCAAGAACCGTATTCGGAACTGGTTTAAAAAGGAACGTCGGGAGGAGAATATTAACCGGGGTAAAGATGCTCTGGAAAAAGAGGCTCGTAAACAGGGGTTAGAACTGGAGCTTGTACGTGGTGAAAGACTACAGGAATATGCCCGTAAGCTGGTGCAGGCTTCCATTGATGATTTGTATGCCGCCATTGGTGACGGCCAACTAATTCCCAGTCAAATAGTGACCAAGATTAGGGATGATTACCGCGCTGAGAAGGAACGTCGTCCTCTGGCCGAAGAAATGATGAAAAAGGCCGAGGGAAAAACGGCGGAATGGGGTAAACCTACCCAGGGCATCAGGGTAAAGGGCATAGATAACCTGCTCATACGTCTGGCTCACTGTTGCAACCCGGTACCCGGTGATCCTATAGTGGGTTATATTACCCGGGGGAGAGGGGTTTCTATCCACCGGACAGATTGCCTTAATATCCAGCCCATTCAAAGTGAAGAGCCGGAAAGAATTGTGGAAGTGGCCTGGGACAAGGACTTCCAGTCTCCCTTCCAGGTGAAATTAGAAATTACCGGTCTGGATCGTCCGGGTTTCTTGAATGAGGTACTAAACGTACTGCTAGATTTAAAAATTAATGCCAGCCGAGTTAACGCTCGCTCCAAAAAGGATCAAGTGGCCAGTGTCGAATTGGCCTTGCAGGTACGTAACATCGAGCAACTGGATTATTTGGTTAACCGGATTAACAAAATAAAAGATACCTATGGAGTGAGAAGGGTGTCGACAGGTTAA
- the dtd gene encoding D-aminoacyl-tRNA deacylase: protein MRAVVQRVQRGSVTVNDTIVGQIDKGLVVLLGVGQGDTVEDARYLADKITQLRIFSDEQDKLNLSVQDVGGSVLAISQFTLYGDCRKGRRPGYSQAAPPGEAKELYECFVQRLKCNGLPTATGVFQEHMVVEIINDGPVTLLLDSKKNF, encoded by the coding sequence TTGCGAGCAGTTGTCCAGCGTGTGCAAAGAGGATCTGTTACAGTTAACGACACCATCGTTGGCCAGATCGATAAAGGGTTGGTGGTGCTACTGGGGGTAGGGCAGGGGGATACGGTTGAAGATGCCCGCTACCTGGCAGATAAAATAACTCAATTACGGATTTTTAGTGACGAACAGGATAAACTAAATCTCTCGGTACAGGATGTAGGTGGCAGTGTGCTGGCCATATCTCAGTTCACTTTATATGGCGACTGCCGCAAAGGGAGAAGACCCGGCTATTCTCAGGCAGCTCCTCCTGGGGAAGCCAAGGAATTATATGAGTGTTTTGTCCAAAGACTCAAATGTAACGGGTTACCCACTGCCACCGGTGTGTTTCAAGAGCATATGGTGGTGGAAATTATTAATGACGGACCGGTTACACTACTTTTAGATAGTAAGAAGAATTTTTAA
- a CDS encoding MBL fold metallo-hydrolase: MLIKKLPVGNLEANCYIIGCPATGQAAVLDPGDEAGRILEQLKQAQLTVSAIILTHGHADHIGAVGELKKATGAPVMIHAQDAEALTNPAVNLSAWLGEILEFKPADRLLQDGDTITVGEVTLEVIHTPGHTLGGICVKTGNVLFTGDTLFAQSVGRSDFPGGNHTTLIQSIKQKLLVLPEETVVYPGHGGATTIGQEKAHNPYL; encoded by the coding sequence TTGCTAATCAAAAAATTACCTGTGGGGAATTTAGAAGCCAACTGTTACATTATCGGTTGTCCGGCCACCGGTCAAGCAGCGGTGCTGGATCCCGGTGATGAGGCGGGACGAATTCTGGAGCAATTAAAGCAAGCCCAATTAACGGTGAGTGCCATTATCTTAACCCACGGCCACGCAGATCATATTGGTGCTGTGGGTGAACTGAAAAAAGCCACCGGAGCACCGGTGATGATTCATGCCCAGGATGCGGAAGCGCTGACGAATCCTGCCGTTAACCTTTCTGCTTGGTTAGGAGAGATTCTTGAATTTAAGCCTGCTGATAGGTTGCTACAGGATGGTGATACCATTACCGTTGGTGAGGTAACCCTGGAAGTTATCCATACCCCTGGTCATACTCTGGGAGGCATTTGTGTAAAGACAGGTAATGTATTGTTTACAGGAGATACGCTGTTTGCCCAGTCCGTAGGACGCAGTGACTTTCCCGGGGGTAACCATACTACATTGATTCAATCCATCAAGCAGAAGTTGCTGGTACTGCCTGAGGAGACCGTTGTTTATCCAGGACATGGCGGTGCCACCACCATTGGGCAGGAGAAAGCTCACAACCCCTATTTATAA
- a CDS encoding peptidase: MLNRTKTSADVELIIDLYEREKASLTAMIVNIREILLLHQDDAQATVEKIKAYLKEQGVEV; this comes from the coding sequence TTGCTAAACCGTACTAAAACCAGTGCCGATGTAGAACTAATCATTGACTTATATGAACGGGAAAAAGCCTCATTAACAGCTATGATTGTGAACATCCGTGAAATTTTATTACTTCATCAAGATGATGCGCAGGCCACAGTAGAAAAAATTAAGGCCTATCTTAAAGAGCAAGGGGTAGAGGTCTAG
- a CDS encoding CoA transferase subunit A — protein MWTGLSPEEARSLLVQKDKAKRDKRMSLSEAVATFVQDGYTLGIGGFVNSRQPVATVHEIIRQGKQNLILVFHSAGLAVEYLAGAMAQQYLSLKRLEFAYMGIELFGISSMLRYLAENGLVELEDWSNFNMSARFKAAAMGLPFLPCRSPLGTDVIKANRAKIIDCPFTGQPIALVPACHPQVALIHVQEADIYGNCRIEGPLFTCPEIALAAALSCWWTRKYMNFHLPQRRNSDLFGRKSIPMVTLLRGNKQGLLCDRNVK, from the coding sequence ATGTGGACTGGTTTATCCCCAGAGGAAGCAAGAAGTCTTTTGGTGCAAAAGGATAAGGCCAAAAGAGACAAACGCATGTCCCTGTCCGAAGCTGTTGCTACCTTTGTGCAAGATGGCTACACCCTTGGTATTGGTGGTTTTGTGAACAGCCGTCAACCTGTGGCAACGGTTCATGAAATCATCAGGCAGGGCAAACAGAATTTAATTCTTGTCTTTCATTCAGCGGGTTTAGCTGTGGAATACCTGGCCGGAGCTATGGCCCAACAATATCTCAGCCTTAAACGCCTGGAATTTGCCTATATGGGTATTGAATTATTTGGTATTTCTTCAATGCTGCGCTATCTTGCAGAAAATGGTCTGGTGGAGTTGGAGGATTGGAGTAACTTTAATATGTCCGCACGCTTTAAGGCAGCGGCTATGGGGCTCCCCTTCTTGCCCTGTCGCAGTCCCCTGGGCACCGACGTAATCAAAGCTAATCGTGCTAAAATAATTGATTGTCCCTTTACCGGGCAACCCATTGCTCTGGTTCCCGCCTGCCACCCCCAGGTAGCTTTAATTCACGTGCAAGAGGCGGATATCTACGGTAATTGCAGAATCGAAGGGCCGTTATTTACCTGTCCGGAAATTGCCTTGGCTGCGGCTTTGAGTTGCTGGTGGACGAGGAAGTATATGAATTTCCACCTCCCACAGAGGAGGAACTCAGACTTATTCGGGAGGAAATCGATCCCCATGGTTACTTTATTAAGAGGAAATAAACAGGGGCTGTTGTGCGATAGAAATGTGAAGTAG
- a CDS encoding VanW family protein: MVKKTALILLLFLCLAFSPMAYASQNSFIKVAECKLPLPSDEIPGAIHNVTHSAQLVNEVILQPGEIFSYNQVVGPRTLERGFVWSKSIGWRGGKYVWIDDVGGGVCRTSTAIHQAVKKADLKVIERHDHSLPVDYVAKGEDAAVWYGTWDYKFQNVKKVPIKLKSFVENNELSVVIEAVNPYAITVDNIPVELNAIPYIDNGKFMIPLRVIAKSMGGEIVWKENSPIYLETEHTQTILNDLKEINGITFIKATTLAQLMGYQVTWHEDTKTLSFSKPIEQDEKEIDIAQATENEIKEEEMS; encoded by the coding sequence ATGGTTAAAAAGACAGCCCTTATTCTTCTGCTATTTCTGTGTCTTGCTTTTTCACCTATGGCATACGCATCCCAAAACAGTTTTATTAAGGTTGCTGAGTGTAAGTTACCGCTTCCTTCCGATGAAATACCCGGAGCTATTCATAATGTCACGCACTCTGCCCAGTTAGTCAACGAAGTTATCCTGCAACCTGGCGAAATTTTCTCCTATAACCAAGTTGTAGGGCCAAGAACATTAGAGCGAGGTTTTGTTTGGTCAAAATCTATAGGATGGAGAGGGGGGAAGTATGTCTGGATAGACGATGTGGGTGGTGGTGTTTGCAGAACATCAACAGCTATCCATCAAGCTGTGAAAAAAGCAGACTTAAAAGTAATTGAAAGACACGATCATTCGTTGCCAGTCGATTATGTCGCAAAAGGTGAGGATGCTGCGGTATGGTATGGCACCTGGGATTATAAGTTTCAAAATGTTAAAAAGGTACCTATCAAGTTAAAATCATTTGTTGAAAACAACGAACTTTCAGTAGTAATCGAAGCGGTTAACCCTTATGCCATAACTGTAGATAATATTCCAGTAGAATTAAATGCTATTCCGTACATAGATAATGGAAAATTTATGATCCCATTGAGGGTTATCGCAAAATCAATGGGTGGGGAAATTGTTTGGAAGGAAAATAGTCCCATCTATTTGGAAACTGAACACACCCAAACAATACTTAATGACTTAAAAGAAATCAATGGTATCACCTTCATAAAGGCAACAACACTGGCCCAATTAATGGGCTATCAGGTGACATGGCATGAAGATACAAAGACACTGAGTTTTTCTAAACCGATAGAACAGGATGAAAAGGAAATCGATATAGCACAGGCCACAGAGAATGAGATTAAAGAAGAGGAAATGAGCTAA
- the yfcE gene encoding phosphodiesterase: protein MRIGVISDTHGSLRYFEQALLALGNCDYIIHGGDVLYHGPRNPLPEGYQPKELAEKINTLQNIFFARGNCDADVDQMVINHPIQSPYLLLQLGKFKVLVCHGYTKEKSQYLQMAKDYRADILILGHTHVKELFKEEDLVVLNPGSTSLPKDSIPSAAIIEDNKIQLINIENQEIIKELNLS from the coding sequence TTGAGAATCGGTGTTATCAGTGATACCCACGGCAGTCTGAGATATTTTGAACAAGCCTTACTGGCCCTAGGTAATTGCGATTATATAATCCACGGGGGCGATGTCCTGTATCATGGTCCCCGTAACCCCCTGCCGGAGGGTTACCAACCCAAGGAATTAGCCGAGAAAATAAATACGCTGCAAAATATTTTCTTTGCCCGTGGCAATTGCGATGCTGATGTGGACCAAATGGTGATTAACCACCCCATCCAAAGCCCCTATTTGTTACTGCAGCTAGGCAAATTTAAAGTCCTGGTTTGCCATGGTTATACCAAAGAGAAAAGCCAATATCTGCAAATGGCCAAGGACTACCGAGCAGATATTTTAATTTTGGGACATACCCACGTGAAGGAGTTATTTAAAGAGGAGGATTTAGTGGTACTAAACCCAGGTAGTACTTCCCTCCCCAAGGACAGCATACCTTCCGCAGCCATTATTGAGGACAATAAAATTCAGCTAATAAATATAGAAAACCAGGAAATCATTAAAGAACTTAATTTGAGTTAA